One window of Epinephelus fuscoguttatus linkage group LG9, E.fuscoguttatus.final_Chr_v1 genomic DNA carries:
- the il12ba gene encoding interleukin 12Ba isoform X2, producing MGRGDMNEDIFWRRNGVEEEQTGNTYLLQLEESLGGGNYTCHRKDGSLLNYTVVLIQEDETNRRRILVKNGQEDYLECSAQNYNGEFHCSWTWHSSRVGKVAFIKARRVTDDSGTQCSVDASGQDWTCSSGQSNFRCSVDDSGRRILCVDEQHCPYAEETQHIHINVYVTTEHFLVENYSKHFYLSEILKPDKVNISKVNTTVIEWSYPSSWSSPYSYFPLTFQIAQLRRGCKRCDNPCTGLKATKTLTVHLTDICQFEVKHKAKAICVRAKDAFCDSQWSEWSHIRLKKHKKNKKSKRQQDK from the exons ATGGGAAGAGGCGACATGAATGAGGATATTTTTTGGAGGAGGAACGGAGTGGAGGAAgaacagacaggaaacacataTCTACTGCAGCTGGAGGAAAGCTTAGGAGGGGGAAACTACACCTGCCACCGCAAGGATGGATCGCTCCTCAATTACACTGTAGTCCTGATCCAAGAGGATGAGACTAACAGGAGGAGGATCCTTGTGAAAAACGGCCAAG AAGATTATTTAGAGTGCTCTGCCCAAAATTACAACGGAGAGTTCCACTGCTCTTGGACCTGGCACAGCAGTCGCGTAGGCAAAGTGGCATTTATCAAAGCTCGACG TGTGACTGATGACAGTGGCACCCAGTGTTCTGTGGATGCCAGTGGTCAAGATTGGACATGCTCTTCGGGTCAGAGTAACTTCAGATGTTCAGTGGACGACAGCGGACGCAGGATTTTGTGCGTAGACGAGCAGCACTGCCCCTATGCTGAGGAGACCCAGCATATTCACATCAATGTCTACGTGACGACGGAGCATTTCCTGGTGGAGAACTACTCGAAACACTTTTACCTGTCAGAGATCt TGAAACCCGATAAGGTGAATATCAGTAAAGTCAACACCACGGTGATAGAGTGGAGTTACCCGAGCTCTTGGAGCAGTCCCTACTCCTACTTCCCCCTCACTTTCCAGATTGCACAGCTCAGGAGGGGTTGCAAAAGGTGTGACAACCCGTGCACTGGCTTAAAAGCCACTAAG ACCCTGACAGTCCACTTGACAGACATTTGTCAGTTTGAAGTCAAGCACAAAGCTAAGGCCATCTGTGTCCGGGCTAAAGATGCTTTCTGTGACTCACAATGGAGCGAGTGGAGCCATATCAG ATTGAAGAAACACAAGAAGAACAAAAAGAGCAAACGTCAGCAAGACAAATGA
- the il12ba gene encoding interleukin 12Ba isoform X1 yields MNAKMKMFIFGIICALWQVSHQNPMGHWTLMPHILVVEVDGTLGQQPLSCLEFPEDLMGRGDMNEDIFWRRNGVEEEQTGNTYLLQLEESLGGGNYTCHRKDGSLLNYTVVLIQEDETNRRRILVKNGQEDYLECSAQNYNGEFHCSWTWHSSRVGKVAFIKARRVTDDSGTQCSVDASGQDWTCSSGQSNFRCSVDDSGRRILCVDEQHCPYAEETQHIHINVYVTTEHFLVENYSKHFYLSEILKPDKVNISKVNTTVIEWSYPSSWSSPYSYFPLTFQIAQLRRGCKRCDNPCTGLKATKTLTVHLTDICQFEVKHKAKAICVRAKDAFCDSQWSEWSHIRLKKHKKNKKSKRQQDK; encoded by the exons ATGAATGCCAAG ATGAAGATGTTTATTTTCGGTATCATCTGTGCATTATGGCAAGTCAGTCATCAAAATCCAATGGGCCACTGGACTCTGATGCCCCACA TTTTGGTCGTGGAGGTGGATGGCACTTTGGGCCAGCAGCCACTGAGCTGCCTAGAGTTTCCAGAGGATCTTATGGGAAGAGGCGACATGAATGAGGATATTTTTTGGAGGAGGAACGGAGTGGAGGAAgaacagacaggaaacacataTCTACTGCAGCTGGAGGAAAGCTTAGGAGGGGGAAACTACACCTGCCACCGCAAGGATGGATCGCTCCTCAATTACACTGTAGTCCTGATCCAAGAGGATGAGACTAACAGGAGGAGGATCCTTGTGAAAAACGGCCAAG AAGATTATTTAGAGTGCTCTGCCCAAAATTACAACGGAGAGTTCCACTGCTCTTGGACCTGGCACAGCAGTCGCGTAGGCAAAGTGGCATTTATCAAAGCTCGACG TGTGACTGATGACAGTGGCACCCAGTGTTCTGTGGATGCCAGTGGTCAAGATTGGACATGCTCTTCGGGTCAGAGTAACTTCAGATGTTCAGTGGACGACAGCGGACGCAGGATTTTGTGCGTAGACGAGCAGCACTGCCCCTATGCTGAGGAGACCCAGCATATTCACATCAATGTCTACGTGACGACGGAGCATTTCCTGGTGGAGAACTACTCGAAACACTTTTACCTGTCAGAGATCt TGAAACCCGATAAGGTGAATATCAGTAAAGTCAACACCACGGTGATAGAGTGGAGTTACCCGAGCTCTTGGAGCAGTCCCTACTCCTACTTCCCCCTCACTTTCCAGATTGCACAGCTCAGGAGGGGTTGCAAAAGGTGTGACAACCCGTGCACTGGCTTAAAAGCCACTAAG ACCCTGACAGTCCACTTGACAGACATTTGTCAGTTTGAAGTCAAGCACAAAGCTAAGGCCATCTGTGTCCGGGCTAAAGATGCTTTCTGTGACTCACAATGGAGCGAGTGGAGCCATATCAG ATTGAAGAAACACAAGAAGAACAAAAAGAGCAAACGTCAGCAAGACAAATGA